One genomic window of Longimicrobium sp. includes the following:
- the kdsA gene encoding 3-deoxy-8-phosphooctulonate synthase, with protein MTDAAELFRVGGPFFLLAGPCVVEHDALNLQVGEALARLADDLGLPVVFKASFDKANRSSPGSPRGPGVDEGLRKLERVREATGLPVITDVHLPEQCAPAADVVDLLQIPAFLCRQTDLLVAAGATGKPVNVKKGQWMAPHEMKGAVGKVRGAGSPAVATTERGTFFGYGNLVVDMRSFALMREACDAPAIFDGTHSVQRPGEGGGISGGEPRFIPPLVRAAVAAGADALFIETHPEPAKGLSDTTNMLPLERLRPLIEEVLGLRAALGMEAARV; from the coding sequence ATGACCGACGCCGCCGAGCTGTTCCGCGTGGGCGGGCCGTTCTTCCTCCTCGCCGGGCCGTGCGTGGTGGAGCACGACGCGCTGAACCTGCAGGTGGGCGAGGCGCTGGCGCGGCTGGCGGACGACCTGGGGCTGCCCGTCGTCTTCAAGGCGTCGTTCGACAAGGCGAACCGCTCGTCTCCCGGCTCGCCGCGCGGGCCGGGCGTGGACGAGGGGCTGCGGAAGCTCGAGCGCGTCCGCGAGGCCACGGGGCTGCCGGTGATCACCGACGTGCACCTCCCCGAGCAGTGCGCGCCCGCGGCGGACGTGGTGGACCTGCTGCAGATCCCCGCCTTCCTCTGCCGGCAGACGGACCTGCTCGTCGCCGCGGGAGCCACGGGCAAGCCGGTGAACGTCAAAAAGGGGCAGTGGATGGCGCCGCACGAGATGAAGGGCGCCGTCGGCAAGGTGCGCGGCGCCGGCTCGCCCGCGGTCGCCACGACGGAGCGCGGAACGTTCTTCGGATACGGAAACCTGGTGGTGGACATGCGTTCGTTCGCGCTGATGCGCGAGGCCTGCGACGCGCCGGCCATCTTCGACGGCACCCACTCCGTGCAGCGCCCGGGAGAGGGCGGGGGAATTAGCGGGGGCGAGCCGCGCTTCATCCCCCCGCTCGTCCGCGCCGCCGTGGCCGCCGGGGCGGATGCGCTCTTCATCGAGACGCACCCGGAGCCGGCCAAGGGCCTGTCCGACACGACGAACATGCTGCCGCTGGAACGGCTTCGTCCGCTGATCGAAGAGGTGCTGGGGCTGCGCGCGGCACTGGGGATGGAGGCCGCCCGTGTTTGA
- a CDS encoding KdsC family phosphatase — protein sequence MFEPIDPALACRIRMVVFDVDGVMTDGGVYLGATASGESVELKRFDIQDGLGVLMLKNAGLRVGIVTGRVSEAVRIRAGELKVDDLHQDPKADKLNALTEILERNGIGWDETAFLGDDLPDLAVLRRVGLPAVVGNATSDARAAAVWAAKKHGGHGAVREFAEALLTARGQWADAVAQYVAEREAGR from the coding sequence GTGTTTGAGCCCATCGATCCCGCGCTGGCCTGCCGCATCCGCATGGTCGTCTTCGACGTGGACGGCGTGATGACGGACGGCGGCGTCTACCTGGGCGCGACGGCGAGCGGCGAGTCCGTGGAGTTGAAGCGGTTCGACATCCAGGACGGCTTGGGCGTGCTGATGCTGAAGAACGCCGGCCTGCGCGTCGGCATCGTCACCGGCCGCGTCTCCGAGGCCGTCCGCATCCGCGCCGGCGAGCTGAAGGTGGACGACCTGCACCAGGACCCGAAGGCCGACAAGCTCAACGCTTTGACCGAGATCCTGGAGCGCAACGGCATCGGCTGGGACGAGACGGCGTTTCTGGGTGACGACCTGCCGGACCTGGCCGTGCTCCGCCGCGTGGGGTTGCCCGCGGTCGTGGGCAACGCGACGAGTGACGCACGGGCCGCCGCCGTGTGGGCCGCGAAGAAGCACGGCGGGCACGGCGCCGTCCGCGAGTTCGCCGAGGCGCTGCTGACCGCGCGCGGCCAGTGGGCCGACGCCGTGGCCCAGTACGTCGCCGAGCGCGAGGCGGGGCGGTGA
- a CDS encoding KpsF/GutQ family sugar-phosphate isomerase, giving the protein MEAQAVAALEARIGDEFAGAVEAILTATGRVLVAGIGKSGIVGRKIAATLTSTGTPATFLHPVEALHGDLGIVGTGDVAILLSKSGESEELRGLLEFLTRMDVRVIAMTGRMSSALARHADHVLDCSVAEEACPHDLAPTSSTTATLAMGDALAVALLLRRGFGREDFARFHPGGALGRRLLLRVRDVMTDAPAVPPDTTMREALVLLAERRGTVAVVDENGRLLGVVTSGDLTRLMEREEQFFRISVSEVMTNTPRTAEPDQLAAAAVGVMERHGVMALPVVDGEGLLVGMVHLHDLMRAGAV; this is encoded by the coding sequence ATGGAGGCGCAGGCGGTCGCGGCGCTGGAAGCCCGCATCGGCGACGAGTTCGCGGGCGCGGTGGAGGCCATCCTCACGGCGACCGGCCGCGTGCTGGTCGCGGGGATCGGCAAGAGCGGGATCGTCGGGCGCAAGATCGCCGCGACGCTCACCTCCACGGGAACGCCGGCCACCTTCCTTCACCCCGTGGAGGCGCTGCACGGCGACTTGGGGATCGTGGGGACGGGCGACGTCGCCATCCTGCTCAGCAAGAGCGGCGAGAGCGAGGAGCTGCGCGGGCTGCTGGAGTTTTTGACGCGGATGGACGTGCGGGTGATCGCCATGACGGGGCGGATGAGCTCGGCGCTGGCCCGCCACGCCGACCACGTGCTGGACTGCTCAGTGGCCGAGGAGGCCTGCCCGCACGACCTGGCGCCCACCTCGTCGACGACGGCCACGCTGGCGATGGGCGATGCGCTCGCCGTGGCGCTGCTGCTGCGCCGGGGCTTCGGGCGCGAGGACTTCGCCCGCTTCCATCCCGGCGGCGCGCTGGGCCGCCGGCTGCTGCTGCGGGTGCGGGACGTGATGACGGACGCCCCCGCGGTGCCGCCGGACACGACCATGCGGGAGGCGCTGGTGCTGCTCGCGGAGCGGCGCGGAACCGTGGCCGTGGTGGACGAAAACGGGCGTCTGCTGGGGGTGGTCACCTCCGGCGACCTGACGCGCCTGATGGAGCGGGAGGAACAGTTCTTCCGAATTTCCGTATCTGAAGTGATGACGAACACTCCCCGAACCGCCGAGCCCGACCAGCTCGCCGCCGCAGCCGTCGGCGTGATGGAGCGGCACGGCGTGATGGCGCTTCCCGTCGTGGACGGCGAAGGGCTTCTCGTGGGGATGGTTCACCTTCACGACCTGATGCGGGCGGGAGCCGTCTAG
- the lptC gene encoding LPS export ABC transporter periplasmic protein LptC — translation MSRTILRVFVCALALLAACDGESGIAAPKANVDADDGQRTYGLNLKLSDGGVLKADLKGDTAFQRPNTQIFDLKGVQLTFYDKQGKNPGTLTSKTGEYDEATAVMVARGNVVLITKNDQGRQRTVRSEELHYDQRGDRVWSTRETTIVEEGRTMVTQGFESDTRFTNMKGNRAKAEGVQVNAGAGDF, via the coding sequence ATGAGCAGGACCATTCTCCGCGTTTTCGTGTGCGCCCTGGCGCTGCTGGCCGCCTGCGACGGCGAGTCGGGCATCGCCGCGCCCAAGGCCAACGTCGACGCCGACGACGGCCAGCGCACGTACGGGCTGAACCTGAAGCTGAGCGACGGCGGCGTGCTGAAGGCCGATTTGAAGGGCGACACCGCCTTCCAGCGGCCCAACACCCAGATCTTCGACCTCAAGGGCGTGCAGCTGACCTTCTACGACAAGCAGGGAAAGAACCCCGGCACGCTCACGTCCAAGACCGGCGAGTACGACGAGGCCACGGCGGTGATGGTGGCGCGCGGCAACGTGGTGCTGATCACCAAGAACGACCAGGGGCGCCAGCGCACCGTCCGCAGTGAGGAGCTTCACTACGACCAGCGCGGCGACCGCGTGTGGAGCACGCGCGAAACGACCATCGTCGAAGAAGGCCGCACGATGGTCACCCAGGGCTTCGAGTCCGACACGCGCTTCACCAACATGAAGGGCAACCGGGCCAAGGCCGAGGGCGTGCAGGTGAACGCCGGGGCGGGGGACTTCTGA
- a CDS encoding LptA/OstA family protein, whose translation MRRLLAILLAVAAIMVLPREAAAQNVCNLVYQQGGWSSSGPEGQRIINAGGPLNVRCANGEDLRADSAVMFEAINEVHLFGRVDYQDPTRALTSDYATYNGNTGRLWATGSVVFTDKNRGSTLRGPNLEYFRAGMGRPQAQAIATERPHLTVVPSSRGRQPMEIDANRITTAGEQFMTAEGNVVIDGKEMDAWASEAYYDATAEKMELRGNARAKGEQYELTADYIESILAQGAIDRVLARGNSRLVQERLRITGPQLQMFFARDSLQRLVSGNAPQSKGRSVALSRGFRMEADSLEALTPGQRVRQVIAIGAAQGQSWDTLQVAGPTPQDAAGQPDTVAGLSLGQRDLLFGDTIIGYFQSDSARAAVRPAGAPADTSQNAQLERLLALGSARSLYRMAPSSDSAQAARAGGRRGINYLIGDTIDLAFADGEVDVATVRGLKRGVYLDPALRDTARADSARGDTAAARVAERTPAVVRPGAPAAPAGGQPTSPPAPVAAPPGTTLPDRRRVP comes from the coding sequence ATGCGCCGCCTTCTTGCCATCCTGCTCGCCGTCGCTGCGATCATGGTGCTTCCGCGCGAGGCCGCGGCGCAGAACGTCTGCAACCTGGTCTACCAGCAGGGCGGGTGGAGCAGCAGCGGCCCCGAGGGGCAGCGCATCATCAACGCTGGCGGGCCGCTGAACGTGCGGTGCGCCAACGGCGAAGACCTGCGCGCCGACAGCGCGGTGATGTTCGAGGCCATCAACGAGGTGCACCTGTTCGGCCGCGTGGACTACCAGGACCCCACGCGCGCGCTGACCTCGGACTACGCCACGTACAACGGCAACACGGGCCGGCTGTGGGCCACTGGCAGCGTGGTGTTCACCGACAAGAACCGGGGCAGCACCCTGCGCGGGCCCAACCTGGAGTACTTCCGCGCCGGCATGGGCCGTCCGCAGGCGCAGGCCATCGCCACCGAGCGCCCCCACCTGACCGTGGTGCCCTCGTCGCGGGGGCGCCAGCCGATGGAGATCGACGCCAACCGCATCACCACCGCCGGCGAGCAGTTCATGACCGCCGAAGGCAACGTGGTGATCGACGGCAAGGAGATGGATGCCTGGGCCAGCGAGGCATACTACGACGCCACCGCCGAAAAGATGGAGCTGCGCGGCAACGCCCGCGCGAAGGGCGAGCAGTACGAGTTGACGGCCGACTACATCGAGAGCATCCTGGCCCAGGGCGCCATCGACCGCGTGCTGGCGCGCGGCAACTCGCGGCTGGTGCAGGAGCGGCTTCGCATCACCGGGCCGCAGCTGCAGATGTTCTTCGCCCGCGACTCACTGCAGCGCCTCGTGTCCGGAAACGCGCCGCAGTCCAAGGGGCGCTCCGTGGCCCTGTCGCGCGGCTTTCGCATGGAGGCCGATTCGCTGGAGGCGCTGACCCCCGGGCAGCGCGTGCGGCAGGTGATCGCCATCGGCGCGGCGCAGGGGCAGTCGTGGGACACGCTGCAGGTGGCCGGGCCCACGCCCCAGGACGCCGCCGGGCAACCCGACACCGTCGCGGGGCTGTCGCTGGGCCAGCGCGACCTGCTGTTCGGCGACACCATCATCGGCTACTTCCAGTCGGACTCGGCGCGTGCGGCGGTGCGGCCCGCCGGCGCCCCGGCCGACACGTCGCAGAACGCCCAGCTGGAGCGGCTGCTGGCGCTGGGCTCGGCGCGGTCGCTGTACCGCATGGCGCCCTCCAGCGACTCCGCCCAGGCGGCGCGGGCCGGGGGGCGCCGCGGGATCAACTACCTGATCGGCGACACCATCGACCTGGCGTTCGCCGACGGCGAGGTAGACGTGGCCACGGTACGAGGGCTGAAGCGGGGCGTCTACCTGGACCCCGCCCTCCGCGACACCGCCCGCGCCGATTCCGCCAGGGGCGACACGGCCGCCGCACGCGTGGCCGAGCGCACCCCAGCGGTCGTGCGCCCCGGCGCCCCCGCGGCTCCCGCGGGCGGGCAGCCGACGTCGCCGCCCGCGCCCGTCGCGGCGCCGCCCGGAACCACGCTGCCAGACCGGCGGAGGGTGCCATGA
- the rpoN gene encoding RNA polymerase factor sigma-54 translates to MKTGLYQGTTLKQEMKINPRLYQAMDLLYMPLLDLQQHLKQELLNNPFLDLVEPDAEEEVKAEKDDEKKDDEIDWEEILLNGFETGGRREEYEEREYYEPVSVDTKDLGDHLHDQLTLLRLSERELLLGEEIIGNITDDGYLVCPLEEIVQTLNDFVRGTEEFQGVPPYVLEEAERMLRTVQGFDPAGIAARDLRECILLQLRDSVVQDLIKETGESEPPIAEIERRLSDSLAFRIVRDYFEQLINHRWSEISKELSITPRDVQDAADEVAKLDPKPGLKYSSGGDNYIIPDLIVEKIEGEYLVFLNDTSLPRLKLSRAYRDIAKDKKKFVGENKEFISNKLNSANWMIQAIEQRRQTMLKVMNFIVDRQRDFFDKGVQYLKPLTLREVAEVIDMHESTVSRVTNEKFVQTPRGVFPLKFFFSSGLSTTSGEDVSARGIKAQIEKLVSDEDPAHPLTDQAIVNILKDDGIQIARRTVAKYRDQLGVLSARMRKRV, encoded by the coding sequence ATGAAGACCGGTCTCTATCAGGGAACGACCCTCAAGCAGGAGATGAAGATCAATCCGCGCCTGTACCAGGCGATGGATCTGCTCTACATGCCCCTGCTGGACCTTCAGCAGCACCTCAAGCAGGAGCTGCTGAACAACCCCTTCCTGGACCTCGTGGAGCCAGACGCCGAGGAAGAGGTCAAGGCCGAGAAGGACGACGAGAAGAAGGACGACGAGATCGATTGGGAGGAGATCCTCCTGAACGGCTTCGAGACCGGCGGCCGCCGCGAAGAGTACGAGGAGCGCGAGTACTACGAGCCGGTGTCGGTGGATACCAAGGACCTCGGCGACCACCTTCACGACCAGCTGACGCTGCTTCGCCTGTCGGAGCGCGAGCTCCTGCTGGGTGAGGAGATCATCGGCAACATCACCGACGACGGGTACCTGGTGTGCCCGCTGGAGGAGATCGTCCAGACGCTCAACGACTTCGTCCGGGGCACCGAGGAGTTCCAGGGCGTGCCGCCGTACGTGCTCGAAGAGGCCGAGCGGATGCTGCGCACCGTGCAGGGCTTCGACCCGGCCGGCATCGCCGCGCGCGACCTGCGCGAGTGCATCCTCCTGCAGCTTCGCGACTCGGTGGTGCAGGACCTGATCAAGGAAACGGGCGAAAGCGAGCCGCCCATCGCCGAGATCGAGCGGCGGCTGAGCGACAGCCTGGCCTTCCGCATCGTCCGCGACTACTTCGAGCAGCTGATCAACCACCGCTGGAGCGAGATCAGCAAGGAGCTCAGCATCACCCCGCGCGACGTGCAGGACGCGGCGGACGAGGTGGCCAAGCTCGATCCCAAGCCCGGCCTCAAGTACTCGTCCGGGGGCGACAACTACATCATCCCCGACCTGATCGTCGAAAAGATCGAGGGCGAGTACCTGGTGTTCCTGAACGATACCAGCCTGCCGCGCCTGAAGCTGTCGCGCGCCTACCGCGACATCGCCAAGGACAAGAAGAAGTTCGTCGGCGAGAACAAGGAGTTCATCAGCAACAAGCTGAACTCGGCCAACTGGATGATCCAGGCCATCGAGCAGCGCCGGCAGACCATGCTCAAGGTGATGAACTTCATCGTCGACCGGCAGCGCGACTTCTTCGACAAGGGCGTGCAGTACCTGAAGCCGCTGACCCTGCGCGAGGTGGCCGAGGTGATCGACATGCACGAGTCCACCGTCAGCCGCGTGACCAACGAGAAGTTCGTGCAGACGCCGCGCGGCGTGTTCCCGCTGAAGTTCTTCTTCTCGTCGGGCCTTAGCACGACGAGCGGCGAGGACGTGTCGGCGCGCGGCATCAAGGCGCAGATCGAAAAGCTGGTGAGCGACGAAGACCCCGCGCACCCGCTGACGGACCAGGCCATCGTGAACATCCTCAAGGACGACGGCATCCAGATCGCGCGCCGCACCGTGGCCAAGTACCGCGACCAGCTGGGCGTGCTTTCGGCCCGCATGCGCAAGCGCGTGTGA
- a CDS encoding glycosyltransferase family 2 protein translates to MSDGTLLHVPPAQSPAALGGASPLPVVPPHLRSNFAVLVPAFDELENVPALFAELRATFDRHGLAGEVIVVDDGSRDGTYEAALREAASFPRARVLRHRRNRGKTEAMVTGAYAAESEYLVLFDADLQHSPEEIPRFLEALGKGVDIVTGRKVGHYDKRGVSSIYNRLSQTLFDVPVRDLNSMKAFRTEILREIPLRHDWHRFFVVLAHAQGYTVSEIDIELFPRRAGVAKYSGRRRVLVGVGDLVVVWFYLKFSEKPMQFFGGGGLMLIFAGFLVGLLTIVLRVAGTMPPFGYRPLLTFVVLLETVGFILFGFGFMAELIATLRTEVDELRRRGGMGG, encoded by the coding sequence GTGAGCGACGGCACCCTGCTCCACGTTCCGCCCGCGCAGAGCCCCGCTGCACTTGGCGGGGCTTCGCCGCTTCCCGTGGTGCCGCCCCACCTGCGCAGCAACTTCGCCGTCCTGGTCCCCGCCTTCGACGAGCTGGAGAACGTACCCGCGCTCTTCGCCGAGCTACGCGCCACCTTCGACCGGCACGGACTGGCGGGCGAGGTGATCGTGGTGGACGACGGGTCCAGGGACGGCACCTACGAGGCGGCGCTGCGCGAGGCCGCCTCGTTTCCGCGCGCCCGCGTGCTTCGCCACCGCCGCAACCGCGGCAAGACCGAGGCGATGGTCACCGGCGCGTACGCCGCCGAGAGCGAGTACCTGGTGCTCTTCGACGCCGACCTGCAGCACAGCCCGGAAGAGATCCCGCGCTTCCTGGAGGCGCTGGGGAAGGGCGTCGACATCGTCACGGGGCGCAAGGTGGGGCACTATGACAAGCGTGGCGTGTCGTCCATCTACAACCGCCTGTCGCAGACGCTGTTCGACGTGCCCGTGCGCGACCTGAACAGCATGAAGGCGTTCCGCACCGAGATTTTGCGCGAAATTCCCCTTCGCCACGACTGGCACCGCTTCTTCGTGGTGCTGGCCCACGCGCAGGGGTACACGGTGTCGGAAATCGACATCGAGCTGTTTCCGCGGCGCGCGGGCGTGGCCAAGTACTCGGGGCGGCGCCGGGTGCTGGTGGGCGTGGGCGACCTGGTGGTGGTGTGGTTCTATCTGAAGTTCAGCGAAAAGCCCATGCAGTTCTTCGGCGGCGGCGGGCTGATGCTGATCTTCGCCGGCTTCCTGGTGGGGCTGCTGACCATCGTCCTGCGTGTGGCGGGAACGATGCCCCCCTTCGGCTACCGCCCCCTGCTGACGTTCGTGGTGCTGCTGGAGACGGTGGGCTTCATCCTCTTCGGCTTCGGCTTCATGGCCGAGCTGATCGCCACGCTCCGCACCGAAGTGGACGAGCTGCGTAGACGCGGCGGGATGGGAGGATGA
- a CDS encoding nucleotidyltransferase: METQLPADFKEFLILLGRHGVRYLLIGGYAVNYYGYPRATGDIDVWIALDPDNAARMVDALQEFGFGTPELTSDVFLQQGRMVRMGMAPLRIEILNEISGVAFEDCYPHRVEARIDGVDVSVIDLEHLKQNKRASGRHKDLEDLKQLG, from the coding sequence ATGGAGACGCAGCTACCGGCAGACTTCAAAGAGTTCTTGATATTGCTTGGGCGCCATGGGGTCAGATACCTGCTGATCGGCGGGTACGCCGTTAACTACTACGGCTATCCACGCGCCACGGGCGACATCGACGTCTGGATTGCGCTGGACCCCGATAATGCAGCGCGCATGGTGGACGCGCTGCAAGAGTTCGGGTTCGGTACCCCGGAGCTCACAAGTGATGTCTTTCTGCAGCAGGGGCGCATGGTCCGAATGGGGATGGCGCCCCTCCGGATCGAGATACTCAACGAAATTTCCGGAGTGGCATTCGAGGACTGCTACCCGCATCGCGTCGAAGCAAGAATCGATGGGGTAGACGTTTCAGTCATTGATCTGGAACATCTGAAGCAGAACAAGCGCGCGAGCGGCCGGCACAAGGACCTTGAAGATCTGAAGCAGCTCGGCTGA
- a CDS encoding DUF4189 domain-containing protein: MRLPLVVLALLVLATVVLVVALGQESDESAALPPVSGEWPADTLGDTPPAADTADTAEAECDAARDQRVLEVAESEIRSALAGRATADEIDARVSAVHERLRTSGALSCTAATTDTAETTGGQFGAIAVGPDAAWGVSWDHPSQADADQRALRECSNCRVVVRIIGPMCGAYATNGLGSGWALDGTRALAEAGAFAECIPSGPDCKIVAYACNSRIPHSGAP, from the coding sequence ATGCGACTTCCCCTCGTCGTACTCGCCCTGCTCGTGCTCGCCACCGTCGTGCTGGTCGTGGCCCTTGGGCAGGAATCCGACGAGTCGGCCGCCCTTCCACCGGTATCCGGCGAATGGCCAGCCGACACGCTGGGCGACACTCCCCCCGCCGCCGACACCGCCGACACCGCCGAAGCGGAGTGCGATGCCGCACGCGATCAGCGCGTGCTGGAGGTGGCCGAAAGTGAGATCCGTAGCGCGCTGGCGGGGCGTGCGACGGCGGACGAGATCGACGCGCGTGTTTCCGCCGTGCACGAGCGGCTTCGTACCAGCGGGGCGCTGAGCTGCACCGCCGCAACCACCGACACGGCCGAGACGACCGGGGGCCAGTTCGGCGCGATCGCCGTGGGACCAGACGCCGCCTGGGGCGTCAGCTGGGACCATCCCTCGCAGGCCGACGCGGACCAGCGCGCGCTGCGGGAGTGCTCCAACTGCCGCGTCGTGGTACGCATCATCGGTCCCATGTGCGGGGCATATGCCACCAACGGCCTGGGCTCTGGCTGGGCACTCGACGGGACGCGCGCATTGGCCGAAGCCGGCGCCTTCGCCGAGTGCATTCCAAGCGGCCCGGACTGCAAGATAGTGGCGTACGCGTGCAACTCGCGGATACCCCACAGCGGCGCCCCCTGA
- a CDS encoding secretin N-terminal domain-containing protein has product MIRILTLLVLAISLAAAPAHAQMRRITASFQNVEMRDVVRAFAEFSGSSIVVGPDVAGVVTAEVRNQPWDVALRAIVEAYGFGVQEISGGLLRIDSAVRIAGQRPDAPLVSRAIRLNYVPAESIAAALEHVLTERGSISVLASANAVVVTDTEEAVARVVRLIGHP; this is encoded by the coding sequence ATGATCCGCATCCTGACCCTGCTCGTTCTCGCCATCAGCCTGGCGGCGGCTCCCGCGCATGCGCAAATGCGGCGGATCACCGCCTCGTTCCAGAACGTGGAGATGCGCGACGTGGTTCGCGCGTTTGCCGAGTTCTCGGGATCGTCCATCGTGGTTGGGCCGGACGTTGCCGGAGTGGTGACGGCGGAGGTGCGGAACCAGCCGTGGGACGTGGCCCTGCGCGCCATCGTGGAGGCCTACGGTTTCGGCGTGCAGGAGATTAGCGGGGGGCTGCTGCGCATCGACTCGGCCGTGCGCATCGCGGGGCAGCGGCCGGACGCGCCGCTGGTCAGCCGTGCGATCCGGCTGAACTACGTGCCGGCCGAAAGCATCGCGGCCGCGCTGGAGCACGTGCTGACGGAGCGGGGCAGCATCTCCGTCCTGGCCTCGGCCAACGCCGTCGTGGTCACCGATACGGAAGAAGCGGTCGCGCGGGTGGTGCGGCTGATCGGCCATCCTTGA
- a CDS encoding DUF6174 domain-containing protein, which yields MKILTPLLLALTLSGCARPFLLPRDEEGEVAAQRRRWESQNLDDYRFTFARTCFCVPLGAVVVEVRDDHVVSVKDAQTGSPVTGPEAQGIPTIDELFDAIDAAADEGTYLDVKYHSSLGYPTEAEIGTLANDAGVRYSVGSVQRVP from the coding sequence ATGAAGATCCTCACTCCGCTGCTGCTTGCCCTGACCCTGTCCGGCTGCGCCCGGCCGTTCCTGCTTCCGCGCGACGAAGAGGGCGAAGTGGCGGCCCAGCGCCGCCGCTGGGAATCGCAGAACCTGGACGACTACCGCTTCACCTTTGCGCGCACCTGCTTCTGCGTGCCGCTGGGCGCGGTGGTGGTGGAGGTGCGCGACGACCACGTGGTGTCCGTCAAGGATGCGCAGACCGGCAGCCCGGTTACCGGGCCCGAGGCGCAGGGCATCCCCACGATCGACGAGCTGTTCGATGCGATCGACGCCGCGGCGGACGAAGGGACGTACCTGGACGTGAAGTACCACTCGTCGCTGGGCTACCCCACCGAGGCGGAAATCGGCACGCTGGCCAACGACGCGGGCGTACGGTACTCCGTCGGCAGCGTGCAACGGGTTCCCTGA
- a CDS encoding GreA/GreB family elongation factor, which translates to MLDELKNRLGEEIERLTHELQVVLPEAIKKAVEHGDLRENSEYKAALERQQFIQARLNHLTMRAGELSKIDLSQIPADRVGFGSRVTVTDMRTREQEVFTLAFGDFIDKDNLDSGQISMASPLGQQLMGKKKGDKVSIQLPRGERKLHVKEVVTLPQMLDKAETA; encoded by the coding sequence ATGCTCGACGAGCTGAAGAACAGACTGGGTGAAGAGATCGAGCGCCTGACGCACGAGCTGCAGGTGGTGCTTCCCGAAGCCATCAAGAAGGCCGTGGAGCACGGCGACCTGCGCGAGAACTCCGAGTACAAGGCGGCGCTCGAGCGGCAGCAGTTCATCCAGGCCCGGCTGAACCACCTGACCATGCGCGCCGGCGAGCTGTCGAAGATCGACCTGTCGCAGATCCCCGCCGACCGCGTGGGCTTCGGCTCGCGGGTGACGGTGACGGACATGCGCACGCGCGAGCAGGAAGTGTTCACGCTGGCCTTCGGCGACTTCATCGACAAGGACAACCTGGACAGCGGGCAGATCTCGATGGCGTCGCCGCTGGGGCAGCAGCTGATGGGCAAGAAGAAGGGCGACAAGGTGAGCATCCAGCTTCCCCGCGGCGAGCGCAAGCTGCACGTAAAGGAAGTGGTCACCCTCCCGCAGATGCTGGACAAGGCCGAGACGGCCTGA
- a CDS encoding lysylphosphatidylglycerol synthase domain-containing protein — MKRSPALRRAVAFLLVAATVWYLAATIHSHWAELRDFDWRANPALLAASVAAHVLVLAWGVWVWSRVLRHFEHPPVRLGALQRIWFLSNLARYVPGKVFQFIAVAQLSRSAGLSGAVLLTSMLVHTGMSLLSAVVVASWTVTGGIFRGVHPLWPALALSAGAILAVHPAFLNRLLSTIPRLLKREVIRWNGGWIDGLMLLGLSIVSWLLYGAAYHLFIASLIDAPWSLMPALTGVNALSFVFGYVSPLPGGAGLREVSMKMLLEPYMASGVAAVLAIAARLWTIAAELLGGAAAVMLARRTTDARTVEP; from the coding sequence GTGAAGCGCTCGCCGGCCCTGCGCCGGGCCGTCGCGTTCCTCCTGGTCGCCGCCACGGTCTGGTACCTGGCGGCGACCATCCATTCGCACTGGGCCGAGCTTCGCGACTTCGACTGGCGGGCGAACCCCGCCCTGCTGGCGGCCAGCGTGGCGGCCCACGTGCTGGTGCTGGCGTGGGGGGTGTGGGTATGGAGCCGGGTGCTGCGCCACTTCGAGCATCCGCCCGTGCGGCTGGGCGCGCTGCAGCGCATCTGGTTCCTTTCCAACCTGGCGCGCTACGTTCCCGGCAAGGTCTTCCAGTTCATCGCCGTCGCGCAGCTCAGCAGGTCGGCGGGGCTGTCCGGCGCCGTGCTGCTGACTTCCATGCTGGTGCACACGGGAATGTCGCTGCTCTCCGCCGTGGTCGTGGCGTCGTGGACGGTCACGGGCGGCATCTTCCGCGGCGTCCACCCGCTGTGGCCGGCCCTCGCCCTCTCCGCGGGCGCTATACTCGCCGTGCACCCGGCCTTCCTGAATCGCCTCCTTTCCACGATCCCGCGCCTGCTGAAGCGCGAGGTGATCCGCTGGAACGGCGGGTGGATCGATGGCTTGATGCTGCTGGGCCTGTCGATCGTGAGTTGGCTGCTGTACGGCGCAGCCTACCACCTGTTCATCGCGTCGCTGATCGACGCGCCGTGGTCGCTGATGCCGGCGCTGACCGGGGTGAATGCGCTCTCGTTCGTGTTCGGCTACGTCTCGCCGCTGCCGGGGGGCGCGGGGCTGCGCGAGGTGTCGATGAAGATGCTGCTGGAGCCGTACATGGCTTCGGGCGTGGCGGCGGTGCTGGCCATCGCGGCGCGCCTGTGGACAATCGCCGCCGAGTTGCTGGGCGGTGCCGCCGCGGTGATGCTGGCGCGGCGGACGACGGACGCGCGCACGGTGGAGCCGTAG